The Actinocorallia herbida DNA window CCCTCCTCGACGTCCTGGGCGACGAGCCCAGCGAGGAGGGCTACTACACCGACCAGATGACCGGCCGTCTGGGCGTCCGCGCCCAGCGCTGGTCCTCCCTCTTCTCCCGCCGCCCGCGCGCGGAGTGGATCGAGGCCCTGCGCCGCGCGGGCGTGGCCTGTGAGCCGGTCCTCGCCCCCGGCGAGGTCCTGGCCGAACCGCACCTCGCCGAGATCGGCCTCGCCCTCACCCGCGATGAGGACGGCCACCGCTACGTCCTGCCGGGCTCACCGGTCTCGGTCTCTCCGCTCGCCGAAGCCATTTCGCCTCCGCCGAGTGCGGTCGAGGGCCCCGGCCTGCTCGCGGGACTGCGGGTCGCCGACTTCTCGGCCTTCGTGGCGGGGCCCCTCGCCGCCGAGGTGCTCGCCGATCTGGGGGCCGACGTCGTCAAGGTCGAGCCGCCCGGAGGCGAGGCGATGCGGGCCGCCGCCTACGCGGTCGCCGCCTGCCAGCGGGGGAAGCGGAGCGTGGCGCTCGACATCGGGGCGGCCGAGGCCCGGCCCGCGGTCGAACGGCTGCTGGAGTGGGCCGACGTCGTCGTGCACAACTTCCGGGTGGGGGTCGCGGAGCGGCTCGGGATCGGCGCGGACACCGTCGCCCGGATCAACCCGGGCGCGGTCTACTGCCACGCGAGCGCTTTCGGCGACGTGGGACCGCGCGCCAGGTTCCCGGGCAACGACGCGCTCATGCAGGCGGTCACCGGGTTCGAGACGGCGATCGGCGGGGCGGGCAACGACCCGATCGCGGCGACCTGGATCCCCGTGGACATGGCGGGCGGCTGGGTCGCGGCGGGCGGCATCCTGGCCGGGCTGGTCGGCCGCGCCGCCGACGGCAGGGGCCGCCGCGTCGTGACGAGCCTGCTCGGCGCGGGGATGCTCGCGCACAGCGGCGTCCACCTGCGCGACGGCGAGCTCGTGCTCGGTCCGTCCCTCGACGGGACGCAGACCGGATACGGGCCCGGCTACCGCATCTACGAGTGCGGCGACGGGGCGTGGCTGGCCGTCGTCGTCCCCGGCCCCGAGGTCTGGGCACGGCTCGGAGAGTCCGTCGGCGGACTGCCCTCCTACGCGCCGCTGCGCGGAGGAGCCTCCGACGAGGCGGCCCGTAAGGCGGAGGCGATCCTTGAAGCCGCGTTCGCGAGCGCGTCCGCCGCCGTGTGGACGGCCCGGCTGCGCGCCCTCGGCGTGCCCGCGGAACCGGTCGAATCCCTCGACCGGGACGGCTTCCGCGGCGCGATCCTCGACGATCCGGTGAACCGACAGACCGGACGTGCGGTGACCTATCAGACGGCCGATT harbors:
- a CDS encoding CaiB/BaiF CoA-transferase family protein; translated protein: MSAAPCAGLRVVELAVGVSDLGLGLAGGVPGLLLADLGADVTRIVGAVPVPLDADVPWGRAWHRDKRIVATDDPGTAFALLREADVALVYGPEEVVERRGLGYRDLAEADPSLVYARCRPSRTGKGETADYGLLVEASAGLCTQLAGHRSGPVFVDVRASGVGTASLLSVSVLGLLRRRALTGEGGWAETSLYDGMLATLGCMIGRSQAAPPEVESYWEKGSTFPNFLYRCADGELIQVWFGGKGMYASLLDVLGDEPSEEGYYTDQMTGRLGVRAQRWSSLFSRRPRAEWIEALRRAGVACEPVLAPGEVLAEPHLAEIGLALTRDEDGHRYVLPGSPVSVSPLAEAISPPPSAVEGPGLLAGLRVADFSAFVAGPLAAEVLADLGADVVKVEPPGGEAMRAAAYAVAACQRGKRSVALDIGAAEARPAVERLLEWADVVVHNFRVGVAERLGIGADTVARINPGAVYCHASAFGDVGPRARFPGNDALMQAVTGFETAIGGAGNDPIAATWIPVDMAGGWVAAGGILAGLVGRAADGRGRRVVTSLLGAGMLAHSGVHLRDGELVLGPSLDGTQTGYGPGYRIYECGDGAWLAVVVPGPEVWARLGESVGGLPSYAPLRGGASDEAARKAEAILEAAFASASAAVWTARLRALGVPAEPVESLDRDGFRGAILDDPVNRQTGRAVTYQTADWGGFEQIGPLLRYGPSEAPPSAAVRLSLPRVGEHTAEVLAEIGLPEPDITALLTAGTARQLEEDT